A genomic region of Halobacteriovorax sp. JY17 contains the following coding sequences:
- a CDS encoding SPASM domain-containing protein: MQNEKKKIVRYEEVKETLPDSFCPVPFSSLILNPNGLVGCCREKGNEHAIGDITNSSIEEIWNGEKARAWRQEFLTGNIKTCKEEIRHNSCHRLNNYHDLIEHIDISEIVKTPILRLTPDFNGKCNLKCPFCDVWQLPNGLYDSLPGFWEHLSSHILPFVLQIDCLAGEPFIQKDFYKLLKLSSQNNSNCTWEATTNGQWKLTDKIKAQLDQVAFRIISVSLDSTDEKSYSIIRAPGVLKKTLETISDLQKYSKEREDKGSPFQLLINFAIQRENVFQIVDMFNFCKERNLDIFIQYVYFPSEFSPSTLPMDERKKILHFYFSNLDSEQLVQARRVILALIDTFPEEKKRKLFSIYQMQTNNKILPFISLT, translated from the coding sequence ATGCAAAATGAGAAGAAGAAAATTGTAAGATACGAAGAAGTGAAAGAAACACTTCCTGATTCTTTTTGTCCTGTTCCATTCTCTAGCCTCATTCTCAATCCTAATGGCCTAGTTGGATGCTGCAGAGAAAAAGGCAATGAGCATGCTATTGGAGATATTACCAACTCCTCAATCGAAGAAATTTGGAATGGAGAAAAAGCAAGAGCATGGAGACAAGAGTTTCTGACAGGTAATATAAAAACTTGCAAAGAAGAGATACGGCACAACTCATGTCATCGCTTAAATAATTATCACGACTTAATTGAACATATCGATATAAGTGAAATAGTGAAAACTCCTATACTAAGACTAACTCCAGATTTTAATGGCAAATGTAATTTAAAATGTCCTTTTTGTGATGTCTGGCAATTACCAAATGGGCTATATGACAGCCTTCCAGGATTCTGGGAACATTTATCCAGTCATATCCTTCCATTTGTTCTACAAATTGACTGCTTGGCTGGAGAGCCATTTATCCAAAAAGATTTTTACAAGCTGCTCAAACTCTCTAGTCAAAATAATTCCAATTGTACATGGGAAGCCACGACGAATGGACAATGGAAGTTAACTGATAAAATAAAAGCACAATTAGACCAAGTAGCATTTAGAATTATTTCAGTTAGTCTTGATTCTACAGATGAAAAGAGTTACTCCATAATAAGAGCTCCTGGAGTATTAAAAAAAACGTTGGAGACAATAAGCGATCTACAGAAGTACTCTAAAGAGAGGGAAGATAAGGGGTCTCCATTTCAATTGCTAATAAACTTTGCGATTCAAAGAGAAAATGTATTTCAAATTGTTGATATGTTTAATTTTTGTAAAGAACGAAATTTAGATATATTCATACAATATGTTTACTTCCCAAGTGAATTTTCACCATCAACACTTCCAATGGATGAAAGAAAGAAAATACTTCATTTTTATTTTTCGAATTTAGACAGTGAGCAATTAGTTCAGGCTAGACGAGTTATATTGGCCCTCATTGATACTTTTCCAGAAGAGAAGAAAAGGAAACTTTTTAGTATATATCAAATGCAAACAAATAATAAGATTCTACCCTTTATAAGTTTAACTTAA
- a CDS encoding SPASM domain-containing protein encodes MNTKKSRLKNKLTLTGNVLETFRKSGFDRQNFCVVPFSTVILEPNGSVGMCRLKGTEYSIGNLKDNTFEEIWNGDIAKKWRREFLDGNSKMCRNDIDYNNCNLCAGNNELLEYAELTETQTSPILKLTANFNGFCNLQCQMCHVWKMPNGFYTEDNFWKDARKSMFPYLKEIDMLSGEPFLQDDTFKLIDEVSTVNSDCRWNITTNMHWKLTARIKSYLDKIEVKSIVASIDSLIPEVYNKIRFPGNLKVVLRTIDSMLEYEKDRVSRGKSSLNLNMNFLVQPDNWREVPDVLDFCREKEILPFISLCYEPFEHSLLQFDRDEKVRIINFLLGMNSIKISLCMRVIKPLVFSLPNIDRAYYLPIINKVMDESYREKLKLNL; translated from the coding sequence ATGAACACAAAAAAAAGTAGACTGAAAAATAAACTAACTTTAACTGGAAATGTTTTAGAAACATTTAGAAAGAGTGGTTTTGATAGACAGAATTTTTGTGTGGTGCCTTTTTCAACAGTTATTCTTGAGCCTAATGGATCGGTGGGGATGTGTAGACTTAAGGGAACGGAGTATTCAATTGGAAATCTTAAGGATAATACTTTTGAAGAAATTTGGAATGGAGATATCGCTAAGAAGTGGCGAAGAGAGTTTTTAGATGGAAACTCTAAAATGTGTCGAAATGACATTGATTATAATAACTGTAACTTATGTGCAGGCAATAATGAGCTGCTCGAGTATGCAGAACTCACAGAAACTCAGACAAGTCCAATTCTGAAATTAACAGCAAACTTTAATGGCTTTTGTAATCTTCAATGTCAAATGTGTCACGTTTGGAAAATGCCTAACGGGTTTTATACTGAAGACAACTTTTGGAAAGATGCTAGAAAATCTATGTTTCCCTATTTGAAAGAGATCGATATGCTTTCGGGAGAGCCTTTCTTGCAAGATGATACTTTTAAATTGATCGATGAGGTCAGCACTGTTAATTCCGATTGCCGCTGGAATATCACGACAAATATGCATTGGAAACTTACAGCAAGAATTAAATCATATTTAGATAAAATTGAAGTGAAAAGTATTGTTGCGAGTATCGATAGCCTAATTCCTGAGGTGTACAACAAAATAAGATTTCCAGGAAACCTCAAGGTTGTTTTAAGGACAATTGATTCAATGCTTGAGTATGAAAAGGATAGAGTGTCTAGAGGAAAGTCTTCTCTTAACTTGAATATGAATTTTCTCGTACAACCCGATAATTGGAGAGAAGTTCCTGATGTATTAGACTTTTGTAGAGAAAAGGAAATCTTACCATTTATCTCTCTTTGCTATGAGCCTTTCGAGCATAGCTTGTTACAATTTGATCGAGATGAGAAAGTGCGTATTATTAATTTTCTCTTGGGTATGAATTCGATCAAAATTTCTCTTTGTATGAGAGTTATAAAACCTTTAGTCTTCTCATTACCAAATATTGATAGAGCTTACTATTTACCCATAATAAATAAGGTGATGGATGAGTCTTATAGGGAGAAACTTAAGTTAAACTTATAA
- a CDS encoding 3-dehydroquinate synthase family protein, which produces MNSKIEFCKLDYLKEKIRSIDSDLILIIADLNVWSLYSKTLPLLKIEGKKIVFWKAPDGEKVKNFENLESVLDYFLSKNVHRKAHLISLGGGATSDFSGMVAALLLRGIKWSTIPTTLLSMVDAAIGGKVAINSSLGKNLIGAFHHPEHIWVCDSFLETLDQIEVSSGAGEILKYGLLSKEIFDKITPDVEIKTLIKDCILFKEKIVTEDFKESGVRKILNLGHTFGHAIESEYQLPHGISVIWGVVLVDLLFKEGKHFKDIKVLTENLNIELGDAPWLNKEFPLTNIMKYLRRDKKSTSNEFIDFVLVEEIGKTEITSISFTEVESKIIEKKDAIKKLSI; this is translated from the coding sequence ATGAATAGTAAGATTGAGTTTTGTAAATTAGATTATTTAAAGGAGAAGATTCGCTCTATCGATTCCGATTTAATTCTTATTATCGCAGATTTAAATGTTTGGAGTTTGTATTCAAAAACTCTTCCCCTTCTTAAAATAGAAGGAAAGAAAATTGTTTTTTGGAAAGCTCCTGATGGAGAAAAAGTAAAAAACTTTGAAAATCTTGAATCTGTTCTAGATTATTTTCTATCGAAGAATGTCCATAGAAAAGCTCATCTTATTTCTTTAGGTGGCGGAGCAACGAGTGATTTCTCTGGAATGGTCGCAGCCCTTCTTCTACGTGGTATTAAATGGTCAACAATTCCAACAACACTTCTTTCAATGGTTGACGCTGCAATTGGAGGAAAGGTTGCAATAAATTCTTCACTAGGTAAGAACTTAATTGGAGCCTTTCATCATCCTGAGCACATCTGGGTTTGTGATTCATTTCTCGAAACACTTGATCAAATAGAAGTGAGTAGTGGAGCTGGAGAAATATTAAAATATGGTCTTTTGTCGAAAGAAATATTCGATAAAATAACTCCTGATGTAGAAATAAAAACACTCATTAAGGACTGTATTCTCTTTAAGGAAAAAATAGTAACGGAAGACTTTAAAGAAAGTGGTGTTCGTAAAATTTTGAACTTAGGTCATACCTTTGGACATGCGATTGAAAGTGAGTATCAGCTTCCTCATGGTATATCGGTTATTTGGGGAGTTGTTCTTGTTGATCTACTATTTAAAGAAGGAAAGCACTTTAAAGATATAAAAGTACTAACAGAAAATTTAAATATTGAGCTAGGAGATGCTCCTTGGCTCAATAAAGAATTTCCACTTACAAATATAATGAAGTATTTAAGAAGAGATAAGAAGTCTACTTCAAATGAGTTTATTGACTTTGTCTTAGTAGAAGAAATTGGAAAAACAGAAATTACTTCAATCTCATTTACAGAAGTTGAAAGTAAAATCATCGAGAAAAAAGATGCAATTAAAAAACTCTCTATTTAA
- the aroC gene encoding chorismate synthase yields the protein MRGNKFGKLFSFVTFGESHGEALGVVIDGVTAGLDFNLEDLQIELDRRAPGRVAGTTNRKEADSAEVLSGVFQNKTLGTPIAVIVRNTNQRSKDYDKLKSEYRPGHADETTQGKYGFRDHRGGGRSSGRETLARVIAGYFASLMIPKIEVRAYISKMGPFSATVDDLLNTKDISPYNYPLVEKNTEIKKYLLKLKADGESVGGRISILIKGTPIGLGEPAFDKLKADFAKSLLSIGACVSFSFGLGEEMANLMGSEVSSKRENFGGIEGGISNGEDIFMTTTFKPTSTIGEKAKEGRHDPCILPRAVPVVEAMVKCVLADHFLRQRAYGDGGINE from the coding sequence ATGCGTGGCAATAAATTTGGTAAGCTTTTCTCGTTTGTAACATTTGGTGAGTCCCATGGTGAGGCGCTTGGGGTTGTGATTGATGGAGTAACAGCTGGCCTAGACTTTAATCTAGAAGATCTTCAAATTGAACTGGATCGAAGAGCTCCTGGGAGAGTTGCAGGAACAACAAATAGGAAAGAAGCTGATAGCGCTGAAGTTCTCTCCGGCGTTTTTCAAAACAAAACTCTAGGAACTCCTATCGCCGTGATTGTTAGAAATACTAATCAAAGAAGTAAAGACTACGACAAGCTAAAGTCTGAGTATAGACCAGGTCACGCTGATGAAACGACACAAGGTAAGTATGGTTTTAGGGATCATCGTGGAGGGGGAAGGTCTTCAGGAAGAGAGACCTTAGCTCGAGTCATCGCAGGATACTTTGCTAGTCTTATGATACCTAAAATTGAAGTGAGGGCCTATATTTCAAAGATGGGTCCTTTCTCTGCAACAGTAGATGATCTCTTAAATACAAAAGATATCTCTCCTTATAATTACCCATTGGTAGAAAAAAATACAGAAATTAAGAAATACCTCCTAAAACTAAAGGCAGATGGTGAATCCGTAGGAGGGAGAATTTCTATATTAATTAAAGGAACTCCGATAGGCCTTGGAGAACCTGCATTTGATAAATTGAAGGCCGATTTTGCAAAGAGCCTACTTTCTATTGGGGCTTGTGTTTCATTCTCTTTTGGACTTGGTGAGGAGATGGCAAATCTCATGGGAAGTGAAGTCTCTTCTAAGAGAGAGAACTTTGGCGGAATAGAAGGCGGAATATCAAATGGAGAAGATATCTTCATGACAACAACCTTTAAGCCGACTTCAACGATTGGAGAAAAAGCAAAAGAAGGAAGGCATGATCCTTGTATTCTTCCAAGGGCGGTTCCAGTCGTCGAGGCAATGGTTAAGTGCGTATTAGCAGATCATTTCTTGAGACAGAGAGCTTACGGAGATGGGGGAATTAATGAATAG
- a CDS encoding TolC family protein: protein MKNLILFISLLLSLSVDASLSSLSTEYLKNGSDNDSQRMNLEVKSLEKEVVFESKAWQLSASGENTKSKLERSSSLLISSATLLPNDTETTSYNLSLSKEFFTGTKISLSNTLVDYVNNANNTNNNKGFTQTLSLEQDLWNNFLGRRDALSLDIAEKTYEYQKQSSDYITESNLYTFATEYLKSKLDKANVELKKAAVTRAKKRLALIKRRVRDGLSEKVDLYSAETQNLASEESLKSEIISLQSSLENLSKKVHREVTAANILNYQLKAESEVVKVSGEIEENKNFLQTKKQIDYLIDSSRRAESAVYPSLVFGTSYTTNNYETTDSPISKGMIGSENNELTVGLTLTWNIGSSAESLTKQAAAIELNKVKMESRKVLLSLKEQESSLIKRQREVDILISSASKRLELSNKTLKEYNRLYSRGRATLDQVIRAEEELITTQQSYVNYLYLKDSNYSTLAFLRGKLQEAVIK, encoded by the coding sequence GTGAAAAATCTCATTTTATTTATCTCTTTATTATTATCTCTATCGGTAGATGCATCACTATCATCTCTTTCTACAGAGTACTTAAAGAATGGTTCAGACAATGATTCACAGAGAATGAACCTAGAAGTTAAATCTCTAGAGAAAGAAGTGGTTTTTGAATCAAAAGCGTGGCAGTTATCTGCTAGTGGTGAGAATACTAAATCTAAGCTAGAGAGAAGTTCATCACTTCTAATTAGTAGTGCTACATTACTTCCTAACGACACAGAGACAACTTCATATAATTTAAGTCTATCGAAAGAGTTTTTTACGGGAACAAAAATTAGCTTATCAAATACACTTGTTGATTATGTAAATAATGCGAATAATACGAATAACAATAAAGGATTTACTCAAACCCTCTCTCTTGAACAAGATCTCTGGAATAACTTTCTTGGAAGAAGAGATGCTCTTTCTCTAGATATAGCTGAAAAGACATATGAATATCAAAAACAAAGTTCTGATTATATTACTGAGTCGAATCTCTATACGTTTGCGACAGAGTATTTAAAGTCTAAACTTGATAAGGCGAATGTTGAACTTAAGAAAGCTGCTGTAACTAGGGCAAAGAAGAGATTGGCATTAATTAAGAGAAGAGTGCGTGATGGCCTAAGCGAGAAGGTTGATCTTTATAGTGCGGAAACTCAAAATCTTGCTTCTGAAGAGAGTTTAAAGTCGGAGATCATCTCTCTCCAGTCAAGTCTTGAGAACCTATCTAAGAAAGTTCATAGGGAAGTCACTGCAGCAAATATTTTAAACTATCAATTAAAAGCGGAAAGTGAAGTTGTAAAAGTTAGCGGTGAAATTGAAGAGAATAAGAACTTTCTTCAAACCAAGAAGCAAATTGACTATTTAATTGATAGCTCTAGAAGAGCAGAGAGTGCCGTTTATCCAAGCCTTGTTTTTGGAACTTCGTACACTACGAATAATTATGAGACAACCGATAGTCCTATTTCAAAAGGAATGATTGGAAGTGAAAATAATGAGCTTACTGTTGGACTTACTTTAACTTGGAATATCGGATCAAGTGCAGAGTCTCTAACAAAACAAGCGGCAGCAATAGAGTTGAATAAAGTTAAGATGGAATCAAGAAAGGTTCTCTTAAGTCTTAAAGAGCAAGAGAGCTCACTTATTAAGAGACAGAGAGAAGTTGATATTCTAATCAGCTCTGCTTCTAAGAGACTTGAACTATCTAATAAGACTTTAAAAGAATATAACCGTCTCTACTCTAGGGGGAGAGCGACTCTAGATCAGGTGATTAGGGCCGAAGAGGAGCTGATTACAACTCAGCAGTCCTATGTAAATTATCTCTACTTGAAGGATTCTAATTATAGTACGTTGGCATTCCTAAGAGGAAAACTTCAAGAGGCGGTGATTAAATAG
- a CDS encoding twitch domain-containing radical SAM protein: protein MKKEPINKAFCIAPWTHTFISPQSERRLCCASREEFNFARQYLDSNFTNKDSLKNYNPLSLKDYWNGPFIKSIRKKMLNGEVPDECSVCHEKELTLSTYRDYFNKDLFPHLIEDAVKTTTEDGSTSMKPRSYDYRFDNTCNFSCRMCGDQLSSRWEKEKIDNNLWSPESDPWLISELNQEIKNFQSNVVTAEFQQALRNEEIEEIYWVGGEPLLWDIHWKSMQFLVDSNYAKNTIIRYNTNLSLISKDGLNLFDDLLIHFKKVILLVSIDGAEEIGEYIRTGLKWNSWLKNLKKAKEFSNKNSQIELALDITITLPGLFSLKKMIDLSNNLNIPIYPKLVYAFDPSIILSPLALPRSILNSILNDLIKYNLLNLTEYSKNLLELLLDLRKRQTHKEKYPDTYEAGLKIGKIKHLRTESIRNDNFTLSDILKRNQEARTWWESI, encoded by the coding sequence GTGAAGAAAGAACCCATCAACAAAGCATTTTGTATTGCTCCTTGGACGCATACATTTATCAGTCCTCAAAGTGAGCGGAGACTCTGTTGCGCGAGTAGAGAAGAGTTTAATTTTGCGAGACAATATCTAGATAGTAATTTCACTAATAAAGATTCTTTAAAAAACTATAATCCATTGAGCCTGAAAGATTACTGGAATGGTCCTTTTATAAAATCCATTCGAAAGAAAATGTTAAATGGAGAAGTTCCCGACGAGTGTAGTGTTTGCCATGAAAAAGAGCTAACTCTTTCTACTTACAGAGACTATTTTAACAAAGACCTATTTCCTCATTTAATCGAAGATGCCGTTAAAACCACCACAGAAGATGGTAGTACTTCCATGAAGCCAAGATCATATGATTATCGATTTGATAATACTTGTAACTTTAGCTGTAGAATGTGTGGTGATCAGTTATCATCACGCTGGGAAAAAGAAAAGATCGATAATAATTTATGGTCTCCAGAGTCTGATCCCTGGTTGATTTCAGAACTAAATCAAGAAATTAAAAATTTTCAAAGTAATGTTGTTACTGCTGAGTTTCAACAGGCTTTAAGAAATGAAGAAATAGAAGAAATCTACTGGGTCGGTGGCGAACCTTTACTTTGGGATATTCATTGGAAGAGTATGCAGTTCTTAGTGGATTCAAATTATGCTAAAAATACAATTATTAGATATAATACAAACCTCTCACTCATTTCTAAAGACGGTCTTAATTTATTTGATGATTTATTAATCCATTTTAAAAAAGTTATTCTACTTGTAAGTATTGATGGTGCTGAAGAGATTGGTGAATATATTAGAACAGGATTAAAATGGAATAGTTGGCTTAAAAATTTAAAAAAAGCAAAAGAGTTTTCTAACAAGAATTCTCAAATAGAACTTGCTCTTGACATCACTATCACACTGCCTGGGCTTTTTAGTCTCAAAAAAATGATTGATCTTAGCAATAACCTCAATATTCCGATTTACCCTAAACTCGTTTATGCTTTTGACCCAAGCATAATTCTCTCCCCTCTCGCTCTACCAAGAAGTATTCTAAATAGTATTTTAAATGATTTAATAAAGTATAACCTTTTAAATCTAACCGAATACTCTAAAAATCTTCTCGAGCTTCTTCTTGATCTAAGAAAAAGACAGACACATAAAGAGAAATATCCCGACACATATGAAGCAGGATTAAAAATAGGTAAGATAAAACACTTAAGGACTGAATCCATAAGAAACGATAATTTCACCCTTTCGGATATTCTAAAGAGAAACCAAGAAGCAAGAACATGGTGGGAATCTATATGA
- a CDS encoding twitch domain-containing radical SAM protein, whose translation MSCTFCPLPWVHLSTHPIGEVTLCCLADSTNSIGSARSKDKTLSLNSNSIDSILNSDSFKKVRLEMLSGNRPSACMGCYKNEDQGTSSRRQEEIIEDYFSFKEARKITKEDGSIPISLKKVELRLGNKCNLKCTTCNPASSSSWTQEYKEISKNTDIQIGVNYTGLRDEMFNWPETQEFWSDLSKYSKDISFININGGEPMLYSKQISFLKYLIDHNLSKNITLEYNINLSLISKDITDLWKEFKKVIVKCSIDDVEARNNFIRYPLSWKKVLDNFEKILRLDVEIIILQTLSVYNFLTFEEVYKKIVLIRKDICYSINVVTEPFFLSPLSIPPEVRKRKIKEVFPLIPFKKHHQLSKLFYNEEHDQKNLRMFQRYNSILLKNRKNNFEKDFKELNEVLVNYLK comes from the coding sequence ATGAGTTGTACATTTTGTCCTCTGCCATGGGTTCACCTTAGTACTCACCCAATTGGGGAAGTAACACTTTGCTGTCTTGCAGATAGTACAAACTCAATCGGCAGTGCTCGAAGCAAAGATAAAACTCTTTCATTAAACTCAAATAGTATTGACTCCATTTTAAACTCTGACTCTTTTAAGAAAGTTCGCCTTGAAATGCTCTCAGGAAATAGACCTTCAGCTTGTATGGGTTGCTATAAAAATGAGGACCAAGGAACAAGTTCAAGAAGGCAAGAAGAAATTATTGAAGACTATTTCTCTTTTAAAGAGGCGAGAAAAATAACTAAAGAGGACGGCTCAATCCCTATTTCTCTAAAAAAAGTAGAGCTTAGACTTGGTAATAAATGTAATCTAAAATGTACAACTTGCAATCCTGCAAGCTCGTCATCTTGGACTCAGGAGTATAAAGAGATTTCGAAAAATACAGATATTCAAATTGGTGTTAACTATACTGGCTTAAGAGATGAAATGTTTAACTGGCCGGAAACACAAGAATTCTGGAGTGACCTTTCGAAATACTCAAAAGATATTAGCTTTATCAATATAAATGGTGGAGAACCAATGCTCTACTCTAAGCAAATTTCTTTTTTAAAATACCTTATTGATCATAATCTAAGTAAGAATATTACTCTTGAATATAATATAAATCTCTCTCTGATCTCTAAAGACATTACGGACTTATGGAAAGAATTTAAGAAGGTAATAGTAAAGTGTAGTATTGATGATGTCGAAGCTAGAAATAATTTTATTCGATACCCTCTCTCCTGGAAGAAAGTTCTTGATAACTTTGAAAAAATATTGAGACTAGATGTTGAAATAATTATTCTTCAAACTCTTAGTGTTTATAACTTCTTAACATTTGAAGAAGTATACAAGAAAATCGTTTTAATAAGGAAAGACATTTGCTATAGCATTAACGTAGTAACCGAACCATTCTTCCTTTCTCCACTTTCAATTCCACCAGAAGTGAGAAAAAGGAAAATTAAAGAAGTCTTCCCTCTCATTCCTTTCAAGAAACATCACCAACTTTCAAAGCTATTTTACAACGAAGAGCATGATCAAAAGAATTTAAGAATGTTTCAGAGATATAACTCAATTCTATTAAAAAATAGAAAAAACAATTTCGAGAAAGACTTCAAAGAGTTAAACGAAGTATTAGTGAATTATTTAAAATAG
- a CDS encoding helix-turn-helix transcriptional regulator, which yields MSNFNQDKIAEYLGVVRKYMQVRGSLSQKDLAEITDVGVSTMSRFLAQKTSDINPQLVAKITAKLNIPLHEMIDFVEEEYADHFIKLVKFYKEVEDEYSREEPSMTDVKGPVSAPAEREKNFEDTFADALGGGTANQSVTAKIKVGGKSQSIQFEGRRDGDLTIKEKLESLTPRQKAYMSDFLNLDIEGRDLIVDLGNDLFRFLRQKGMTI from the coding sequence ATGTCGAATTTCAATCAAGATAAAATTGCAGAGTACTTAGGTGTTGTTCGTAAGTATATGCAAGTACGTGGTTCCTTATCGCAAAAAGATTTGGCCGAGATTACTGATGTTGGAGTTTCTACTATGAGTAGATTTTTAGCGCAGAAAACCTCAGATATTAATCCACAACTTGTTGCAAAAATAACTGCAAAATTAAATATCCCACTTCATGAAATGATTGATTTTGTCGAAGAGGAGTATGCGGATCACTTTATAAAACTAGTTAAATTTTATAAAGAGGTTGAAGACGAGTACTCGAGAGAAGAGCCTTCGATGACTGATGTTAAAGGACCAGTAAGCGCTCCGGCAGAGAGAGAGAAAAATTTTGAAGATACTTTTGCAGATGCTCTAGGCGGAGGAACTGCAAATCAAAGTGTGACCGCAAAAATAAAAGTAGGAGGAAAGTCTCAAAGTATTCAATTCGAAGGAAGAAGAGACGGTGACCTTACAATAAAAGAGAAGTTAGAGAGTCTAACTCCGCGGCAAAAAGCTTATATGAGTGACTTTCTAAATTTAGATATTGAAGGAAGAGATTTAATTGTTGACTTAGGTAATGACCTCTTTAGGTTCTTAAGACAAAAAGGAATGACCATTTGA
- a CDS encoding pentapeptide repeat-containing protein, whose translation MKTLTQFFNPFLNECQVDAKYEVIENMVINTKEFKGLSISGSLFSLTTFKNVTFESCVFYGSKIENCKFVNCNFINCEFKFTNIMHSNFTGTRIENCKWDYSPIKKTQFNFCYLCAVTMHFSSSESNNTHSSCTSNFDLSWDQALMAGEAALKIEQGQSENFTNLIESFLFGKQAA comes from the coding sequence ATGAAAACTCTAACTCAATTCTTTAATCCTTTTTTGAATGAGTGCCAAGTGGATGCTAAGTATGAAGTTATCGAGAATATGGTAATAAATACTAAAGAATTCAAAGGCTTGAGTATTTCAGGTTCTCTCTTCTCTCTCACTACCTTTAAGAATGTTACTTTCGAGTCCTGTGTTTTCTATGGATCAAAAATTGAAAATTGCAAGTTTGTAAATTGCAATTTCATAAATTGCGAGTTCAAATTTACTAACATTATGCACAGCAATTTTACAGGCACAAGGATAGAAAATTGCAAATGGGATTATTCTCCTATCAAGAAGACGCAATTTAATTTCTGCTACCTCTGTGCTGTAACCATGCACTTTAGCTCTTCAGAGAGCAATAACACCCATAGCTCATGTACGAGCAACTTCGATCTCTCATGGGATCAGGCACTTATGGCAGGGGAAGCCGCACTAAAGATAGAGCAAGGTCAGTCAGAGAACTTCACAAATCTGATTGAAAGCTTTCTCTTTGGAAAACAAGCTGCATAA